Genomic segment of Leifsonia sp. Root1293:
CCCGGATCCTCGCGCCCGCTCGCTCCGCCGAGGCCGCAGCGGAATCGTCGGCGTCGTCATCGACGACCGAGTGAGCGAGGCGTTCCGCGATCCCGTGAACATCGCCATGCTCGACGGCGTCTCCGAGGCGATCGGCGAGATCGATGCGGCCCTCCTCCTGCTGACGGCCGGTGCCGGCAGCGACAAGCCGGTGAGCCTCGAGACCGCTCCTCTCGACGCCGTGGTGCTCTTCGGATGCAGCACGACGCTCGAGCGTTCGATCGGAATGCTCACCCAGCGCGGCATCCCCGCCGTCGTCATCGAGGGCGACGCCGGCGAGAACGTTCCGGAGATCGCTCTCGACAACCGGGAGGCGACGCGCCTCGGAGCAGAGCACCTGCGCGACCTCGGCCACGAGCGGGTGGCCATCGTCGTGCTGCCGCTCGCCCCCGATCGCGCCCGTGGCGCCCTCACCGACGAGCGCGCGGCGAGCTCCGCCGTCGCGACGGCGACGGAGCGGCTGGCGGGGGCCCGCGACGTCTTTCCCGACGCCGCTGGAGTGGTGGCATCCGGAAGCTATCTCGATGAAGGACTCATCGCCGGACGCGAGCTGCTGGCCGCGACACCGCGACCGACGGCGATCATCGCCCAGAGCGATCTGCTGGCTGCCGGCGTCATCCGTGCGGCCGAGGAACTCGGCCTGAGCGTGCCGGAGGATCTCAGCGTCGTCGGGTTCGACGGTGTGCGCGTCGACGGCCTCGACTACGACCTCACCACCCTGGTGCAGCCCTCGCAGGCCAAGGGCAGGGCGGCGGGCGAGGCGATCGTGCGGATGCTGGCGGGGGAGCACCCCGCGTCGGTGACCTTCACGAGCACGTTCCATCGCGGCGCCACGACGGCACCGCCGCGCGCCGACTGAGGCGACGCCCTTCCCGGTTCGCGCCATTTCGCGGGCATCCGCGCCACATCGGATGGCGCACTGCCCGGGGAAATGGCGCAGCACGAGAGCGGCGCCCTCCCGGGTGAGTAGCGTGGGGTGATGGCCTTGACGCTCGATGAGCTGTACCGCGACCTGCACTCCCACCCCGAACTCTCGTTCGCCGAGCACCGGACTGCGGCCATCGTGGCCCAACGGATGCACGATGCCGGCCTCGAGGTGCACACGGGCATCGCGCAGACCGGCGTTGTGGCGGTGCTGGCCAACGGCGAGGGCGCGACCGTCCTGCTGCGCGCCGACATGGACGCGCTGCCCGTGCTCGAGGACACCGGGTTGCCCTACGCGTCGGTCGCCAGGGGCGTCGACCCCGACGGTGCCGACGTGCCCGTCATGCACGCGTGCGGTCACGACATGCACACCACGTGCCTGATCGGCGCCGTCGAGCGGTTGGCCGCGACCCGCTCGGAGTGGTCGGGAACCCTCGTCGCGGTGTTCCAGCCGGCCGAGGAGCGGGAGGGCGGCGCCCAGGCCATGATCGCCGATGGCCTGTTCGACCGGATCCCGCAGCCGGATGTCGTGCTGGGGCAGCACCTCAACCCGCTGCCGGCGGGAACGGTCGGCGTGCATCCCGGCACCTTCATGGCGGCCGTCAACACGATCCACGTGAAGATGTTCGGCCGGGGCGGGCACGGGTCGCGTCCGCAGAAGACCATCGACCCCGTGGTGATGGCGGCGGCGACGGTCATGCGGCTGCAGACCGTCGTGGCCCGCGAGGTCGCGCCGTTCGACACCGCCGTGGTGACCGTCGGCACCCTGCACGCGGGCCTGAAGAACAACATCATCCCGGGCGAGGCGACGATGGGCCTCAGCATCCGCAGCTTCGACTCCGCCGTCGGTGCTCGCCTCGATGCCTCGGTGCGCCGCATCATCCGTGCCGAGGCCGAGGCTTCGGGGGCGCCCCGAGAGCCCGAGTTCACCAGCGGCGAGGTCTACCCGGTCACGGTGAACGACCCCGAGGCGTCGCGCAGGGTGACGGATGCGCTCGGCCGCCGTTTCGGAGCCGACAGGGTGATCGACCCGGGCGTGCTCATGGGCAGCGAAGACGTCGGCATGCTGGCGACGGCCGCTGGAGTTCCCCTGGTCTACTGGCTCCTCGGCTGCGTCGACCCGGAGGCGTATGCCGCGGCTGCGGCGGCCGACAGGCTCGACATCGACATCCCGTCGAACCACTCGGCCCAGTTCGCGCCGGTGATCGAGCCGACGCTGACCATGGGTGTTGAGGCCCTGGTCGCGGCGTCGCGGGAGTGGTTCACGCCCGTCGGCTGAGGTGGGGCCAGGGCGAAGCCAGCGGTCGACGTGTTGCAGCGCCTGGTGGTGTGCGCCTCGACGGCGCTTCGGACGCGGACTTCGTCCGGCCCTCTGCGAGCGGATCGGGGCCTCAGCGAGCGGATCGAGAGTGCTCAGCGAGCGGCCGCCGGAGCTACCGCACGGCTCCCGTCACCATCCATGCCGTTCCCCGCGCCCGCAGCCCGAGCGTCACGGCCCGTGCCCCCAGGTAGCCGAACGCGAAGGACGCCATGAGGAGCGCGAGACCGAGCGCGTCGTGCGGAGCCCAGGCCCCGACAGCGATCACCAGCGGCGCGAAGACGACGAGGTTCAGCATGCCGGTGAGCGCCAGGTACTTCGCGTCGCCGGCTCCGATCAGCACGCCGTCGAGCACGAACACATAGCCGCAGAGCGGCACGGACAGGCCGAGGACGACGAGGGTTGGCGGCAACAGCCCGATGACGTCGGACGAACTGGTGAAGACGGGCCCGATCAGCCACGACAGGG
This window contains:
- a CDS encoding amidohydrolase; translation: MALTLDELYRDLHSHPELSFAEHRTAAIVAQRMHDAGLEVHTGIAQTGVVAVLANGEGATVLLRADMDALPVLEDTGLPYASVARGVDPDGADVPVMHACGHDMHTTCLIGAVERLAATRSEWSGTLVAVFQPAEEREGGAQAMIADGLFDRIPQPDVVLGQHLNPLPAGTVGVHPGTFMAAVNTIHVKMFGRGGHGSRPQKTIDPVVMAAATVMRLQTVVAREVAPFDTAVVTVGTLHAGLKNNIIPGEATMGLSIRSFDSAVGARLDASVRRIIRAEAEASGAPREPEFTSGEVYPVTVNDPEASRRVTDALGRRFGADRVIDPGVLMGSEDVGMLATAAGVPLVYWLLGCVDPEAYAAAAAADRLDIDIPSNHSAQFAPVIEPTLTMGVEALVAASREWFTPVG
- a CDS encoding LacI family DNA-binding transcriptional regulator; protein product: MDGDTTTRPTLSDVAARAGCSPSTASLAFSGTGPVSTATREKVLAAARELHYAGPDPRARSLRRGRSGIVGVVIDDRVSEAFRDPVNIAMLDGVSEAIGEIDAALLLLTAGAGSDKPVSLETAPLDAVVLFGCSTTLERSIGMLTQRGIPAVVIEGDAGENVPEIALDNREATRLGAEHLRDLGHERVAIVVLPLAPDRARGALTDERAASSAVATATERLAGARDVFPDAAGVVASGSYLDEGLIAGRELLAATPRPTAIIAQSDLLAAGVIRAAEELGLSVPEDLSVVGFDGVRVDGLDYDLTTLVQPSQAKGRAAGEAIVRMLAGEHPASVTFTSTFHRGATTAPPRAD